The following nucleotide sequence is from Acidobacteriota bacterium.
AGACGGTAGACGGCCCCGTCGGCATACACAATTCGACCGGTGCGGTCACGAAACGATCCCGGCTCGACCTCGACATTCGGCATGAGAGATTTGATATCGGCCAGCACAGGAATGGCCGTCCCGAGCGTAGTTTAATCCGTCTTCGCGCCGCTCTTGCCCGCCCTGGAGGAATCGCGACCGGTGCCAAAAAGAAAGGAAGTGATCCGCCCCCAGAACATCTTCACAGCCACCGCCACGCCGGCAATCCCGCCCAGCAGAATCTGAAGAATAAGACTGCCGGAGGCCGGATCCATATAGGCCAGAGGCAAGTTCATCAGGCAATTGGCAAGCATCGTATCCGCCGTTCAGTGGTCTTGGGAAGCAGGCGCTCCTGGGAAGCAGGCGATAGCCCTTGTGCCGCCCTTCCCGATCATATGATTAGGAGTCCAAATTATAGCAGAGCCCCGGCCCCAGGGGGCTTTAATGTCAGTTCTATCGGGTCCGACCTGGGGACTGAGGAAGGTCGGCACGGGGCAGTTCGATCATGGGGCGGCTGAGAAGGGGAGCGCCGGTGGCGCTGTTTCGGGACGGGCGCACGAACACCTCCAGACCGGAGCCGCTGAGCGGGCGCATCAAGAAGCGCCTGGCGAAGATCGCTTGAATCGACTCCTGCAGGTCGGCGTAGCGGCCGGCGGCCTTCTCATCGCTGGATTGCGGCATGCGGACAGCCATAAGAGCGGAGTAGTGATCGCTCATGTCCGCTGCTCCGAAATCGGCCGGATCGACGTACCGAAAGGCTTTGGAAGCCAGCCTCGACCCATGGTCGCCGTGAACGATTATGACAGAGTCCGAGAGGGAGCCGGCGCGCCCCATCTGCTCGATCAGATCGCCCAGCCTCTTCGCGACACACCTGACTTGCTGGAAATAGAGTGAATATTTCAACTCCCTGGCCTCTTCAGAATTGAACTCCTCTTCCTTGCCGGCGCCGATGTTGCCGACATTGGCCCATGTGCCGACATCGGGCCGCAGGGCGCATTGAGCGTCGAAGGCGTAGGCGTAGTGCGGCCACAGCAAGTGGACGAAGAAGGCGGTTCCGCGGGGATGGCTGGCAATATCTTGAGCCAGCCTCTCCATGACCCCGGGCGAAGACAAAGAGCTGAGTTGAGGCTTTCCGGGAAAGAAATCAAACGTCCCCTCAAAGATCCTGGGCAGAATAAGGCGGGCCTTGCTCCAAGCGCTCAAGTCGAAATCCCTGAGAACGCCTATGCCGTTGGCAGGGTAGACAAAGCAATAATCGGCCGAAAACCCTTGGGCTCGGCAAAAATCGATCCAGCCGCTCTGATAGACCCGCACCGAGTAGCCGGCCCGAGATAGCGAGCCAAGCCAGTCGTTTCGCGTGATGCTGTAGCCCGACCCGCTGGCGGCCACGTACTCGGGAATGGTCGAGAATGCCTCTCCATTGACCAGGCTCGCCAGGGCAAGGTGGCTCTCCGAGTATTGGCTGAAGGCTCGGCCATAAACCTCAAAGCCGCTTTCCGAAAGCCCCGCAACCAGATGTTCCTGCAATTCCCTCCCGTCGGGCAAATCCGCAGGGATTCCGGCCACCCCGACATGCTCATCAAGAATCAGGTGCAGGAGCAAGGGAAGGTCCTGGATGGGTCGAGCTTCCCGGACGAATACCTCCCCGTCAGGAATTCGGTCGCCGGGAAGCAGAAGCGTCGCCAGCAAAATAACCCCCCAGGCCGAGGCCGCTATGCGGCCGATTTCCCGGCGCAGCGCGAAGACGAGAAACATGAAGCCGAAGAATGCTGCCAAAAGCAGAAACGGGGCCAGCAAGGGAGATACCCAGGCCGCACCGCCCATGACCAAGACCAAGACGTGCAACTTGACGTCCAGGAAGAGGAGAATGAGCAGCCCCAGGACGAGCGGATAGAGGCTCTCCCTCCGCAGCCAGGACAGCAGGCAAAGCCCCGTCCCGGCCACAAGAAGCGCCCCGGCGCAGAGAAAAACCTCAGGAGTCAACAGGGGATATCGCTGATACTTGGCGAAGCTGATGAGCAGGCTTAAGAGGATTAGCGACGGAACGGCCCAGTCGGCCAGCCGCCCTAAAGGCAGGTCCGCAGTCATTGACTCGCTCTCGGCTGGTCGCTGCGGCGATTGTCTCTTGGGCTGACCGTCCATGGTGGTTGGGATCCGACGCGCTGAATTGTAGGCAGCGGACCGCAGATCGGTCAAGTGCTCCAACCGTCTCCCCCATTCGGGCAAGCCACGCCTCGACCACTGTGGTATCGTTCTTGCCGCCGATGAACACCGTCCGGGAGCAGACCAAGTTGAGCATCGTAGTGCCCGTCTACAACGAGCGCTATACCGTGGTGGAACTGGTCGATTCTTTGTTCCGCGTCGCGTTGCCGGTGGGCGTGACGCGGGAAGTGATCTTGATCGACGACGCTTCCAGCGACGGCACCCGGGAGATCCTGCGCGAACTGGAACAGAAGCATCCCCTGCGGATCCATTACCAGTCCGAGAACCAGGGCAAGGGAAGCGCCGTGCGCAAGGGCATCGAGTTGGCGAGCGGGGATGTGATCGTGGTGCAGGACGCCGACTTGGAATACGATCCCGGCGAACTCCCCAAGCTGCTGCGGCCCATTCTTGACGGTCACGCCGATGTCGTTTACGGCTCGCGTTTTTTGGCCGGGGAGTACCGGCGGGTGCTCTATTTCTGGCACACCGTGGGCAACCGCATCCTGACCTTGTGGTCGAACTTCTTCACCAACCTCAACCTGACCGACATCGAGACCTGCTACAAGATGGTGCGGGCCCCCATACTCAAATCCATTCCCATCCGCAGCAACCGTTTCGGAATGGAGCCCGAGCTGACCGCCAAGTTCGCCAAGCGGGGCTGCCGCATCTACGAGGTGGCCATTTCTTACCGCGGACGCAGTTATCGAGAAGGGAAGAAGATCACGCCCTGGGACGGCGTCAAAGCCCTTTTTACCATCGTCTATTTTTGGCTGGTCGACGACCTCTACACGGAGCAGTACGGCCACGCCATTCTTCACCAACTGTCTAAGACGCACCGCTTCAACAACTGGCTGGCCGACACCATCCGGCCCTGGGTGGGAGAGCACGTCATCGAGTTCGGAGCCGGCTTGGGCAACCTGTCGAGACAACTGCTGCCCCGTGATTCCTATTGCGCCAGCGACATCGACCCCCTCCACCTCGACTATCTTAGCAACGTCTTCGAGAATCAGCCGTCGGTCTCGGTCTGCAAGGCCGACATCGAAAAAAGCGAAGATTTCGTCGAGTTAGAAGGACGATTCGATACCGCAGTCGCCCTCAACGTGGTGGAACATGTGGAGGACGACAAGCAAGCCCTGGCCAACATCTTCAGCGCACTTCGGCCCGGAGGACGGGCCTGCATCCTGGTCCCCCGCAGCCGCAGGTTGTTCGGATCTTTCGATGAACTCCTGGGGCACTTCCGCCGCTATACGCCCACCCAACTCAGGAGCGGACTTGAAGAGGCGGGTTTCGAGATCGAAAAGGAGTTGACCTTCAATCGGATCTCGGTCCCGGGCTGGTTCATCAACGCGGTGGTGCTGAGGCGGAAGAGCTTCGGACGCCTGCAGTTGAAGCTCTTCGACAGCACGGTATGGCTTTGGCGCCGGCTCGACCCCTTCCTGCCCTGGAAAGGGCTTTCGCTGGTCATGATCGCCCGCCGACCGGCTGCCGACCCGTCATCGGAGGCCTCTCAAGCGGCGGCGCCGCCGTCTTGAGACGGCCTTCGGTCAGGGCCAGAGCCGGTAAAGGGCCCAAATCAGCACAAGCGCGACGAGGATGGCCCAAACCCAGTTCGGAAAAAGCCTATTCGAAGCCATTCTATCTACCTCCTTTTTCAGCGAAACCCGGCGCCCGCCTCCAAAACGAGGAGCCGGAATCGTTTCTCGGCGACGGCTCGTCGTTCCAAGAGTTCGGAATCCTCACCAACCGTGGCCGCACATCGATCTCGTTCGGCTCCGTATTCTACGTGGCCCCTCTGTCATGAGCAATCTTTGGCTCCGAAGCCACAGCCTTGAGCCCGCTTGAACCAAACGCGGAGGTGGGAGACAATAGCCCTCTTCCGACTGGATTGGGCGTCCGCCGAGGACTTGGAATGGAAACCAGCAGCCATGAGGCCCTGAGCGAGAAGGAACAGGCCATTCTGGAAGGCTACCAGGGCCTCGACTTCACGGTCGAAAACCTGGGACGCCGTTCGGTGCGCAATCCCATCCGCGAGGCCCGCTTCATCGAGGACGACCAGCGCGTCGTCTACCCGCTCGACCTGCGCGACATCCAGATCCTTCAGAAAGCGGGGCAGCCCGTCCCTTCCTTCGAGATGGGAGGCCCGCGCGAATACATCTATTTCGACCCGGCCAAACTGCGCAGCGCCATCGTCACCTGCGGCGGACTGTGCCCCGGAGTCAACGACGTCATCCGGGCCCTGGTCATGCAGCTCACCTACGTCTACGGCGCCAAGAACATCATCGGCATCCGCTACGGCCTGGAGGGGTTCATTCCCGAGTACAAGCACGAGCACCTGGAACTGGGCCCTGACGAGGTGCAGAACATCCATCACCACGGGGGAACGCTGCTGGGCACCTCGCGCGGACATCAGGACCCGGCCAAGATCGTGGACGCCCTGGAGCGCATGAACATCAACCTGCTCTTCATGATCGGAGGCGACGGCACCATCAAAGCCTCCATCAAGATTCAGGAGGAAATCGCCTCCCGCGGACTCAACATCGGAGTGGTTTGCGTCCCCAAGACGATCGACAACGACATCTCCTTCATCCAGAAGTCGTTCGGATTCGAGACGGCCTTTTCCACCGCCGTGCAGGCCATCGGGGCCGCTCACAACGAGGCCAAGGGAGCCTTCAACGGCATCGGACTGGTGCAGGTGATGGGACGCCATTCCGGCCACATCGCCGTCCACGCCGCCC
It contains:
- a CDS encoding glycosyltransferase; protein product: MSIVVPVYNERYTVVELVDSLFRVALPVGVTREVILIDDASSDGTREILRELEQKHPLRIHYQSENQGKGSAVRKGIELASGDVIVVQDADLEYDPGELPKLLRPILDGHADVVYGSRFLAGEYRRVLYFWHTVGNRILTLWSNFFTNLNLTDIETCYKMVRAPILKSIPIRSNRFGMEPELTAKFAKRGCRIYEVAISYRGRSYREGKKITPWDGVKALFTIVYFWLVDDLYTEQYGHAILHQLSKTHRFNNWLADTIRPWVGEHVIEFGAGLGNLSRQLLPRDSYCASDIDPLHLDYLSNVFENQPSVSVCKADIEKSEDFVELEGRFDTAVALNVVEHVEDDKQALANIFSALRPGGRACILVPRSRRLFGSFDELLGHFRRYTPTQLRSGLEEAGFEIEKELTFNRISVPGWFINAVVLRRKSFGRLQLKLFDSTVWLWRRLDPFLPWKGLSLVMIARRPAADPSSEASQAAAPPS
- a CDS encoding ATP-dependent 6-phosphofructokinase, yielding METSSHEALSEKEQAILEGYQGLDFTVENLGRRSVRNPIREARFIEDDQRVVYPLDLRDIQILQKAGQPVPSFEMGGPREYIYFDPAKLRSAIVTCGGLCPGVNDVIRALVMQLTYVYGAKNIIGIRYGLEGFIPEYKHEHLELGPDEVQNIHHHGGTLLGTSRGHQDPAKIVDALERMNINLLFMIGGDGTIKASIKIQEEIASRGLNIGVVCVPKTIDNDISFIQKSFGFETAFSTAVQAIGAAHNEAKGAFNGIGLVQVMGRHSGHIAVHAALGMREVNFVLIPEVDFDLHGPKGFFEALKKRVVERRHAVVVVAEGAGQRHLRAVDEDKPVEYDKSGNISLLNIGRFLRQEITKYFHEREIPITLKYIDPSYIIRSQRANPIDSVFAGLLAQNAVHAAMAGKTGIVMGRWAAQFTHLPARVAVSRRKSVDPDLWRSVTEATGQPPAFTNDD